One genomic segment of Vagococcus intermedius includes these proteins:
- a CDS encoding YfhO family protein: MITRLKQAVTPTFMYGLMAFLLPISIMMITYASLGIYWGSERSILASDSYAQFSNFHASFNNMLHGKQSLFYTWNSSLGLNYYALISYYLGGIFTPLVFFFDNTNIPDALYLLTLLKIGSASLAFWYYALKRFNIQPLLQVGLAISYSLMSFITAHSELIMWLDAFIYLPLIILGIDRLLAKQSPVLLFVSYFLLFVSNFYFGFIIGVYSFLYYAIQVISTWQETKKTISHYMITSLLAGGASMVMILPTILDLRSNGEELNELTNLKTAATGFWDIVIKNMVGVYDTTKYDSIPFIYIGLLPLLFCLFFFLSTKVDKKQKLAFLILFGVISLSFYFEPLNLFWHGFHSPNMFLFRYSFTFSFTIIMLAGKSLVIFTKEETPKLLLSGLILNLAFILAYTIHPFDHYTYLTSQHLVMTLLFLGLYLFSLIFFQIFPTKPEQKKWISIPKSLAIMLLLTIIAEATVNTHGTLNGIKDDWHYASRSLYSDTHPDYQKIIEQTYTTKSNEFYRIETLDPISANDSINYGYSGISQFSSIRNRPSSSLLNTLGFRSRGTNLNIRYQNNTLLMDSLFGITYNHSQQPITKFGFEKSSQNNSYQMWHNRYALSLGILTDSNLFQTDLPKNDNLTAQQNLTNQLSQRDDHFYEFTLPTLSATTNSLVTTDSGKTTFKAKSVDKPQVITWTLTVPAHKQVYFSLFPTDLYQLKNASVELTINGNTRQTPLKTTGQYLDLGFYPKQTPLTFSVSFSGADQITVIQPPVVLLDTDTYQKAFTALAKKQVPFQVKGRSATADIHAKEDQLLFTTIPYDKGWHAYLDGQKIPIKAYQKALITVKVPKGRHVLTFKFLPAGFKLGLALLFLCSSLFYWYQRKFKQKRRSL; the protein is encoded by the coding sequence ATGATAACCCGACTAAAACAAGCCGTTACTCCAACTTTCATGTATGGTTTGATGGCCTTCCTTCTTCCTATCAGCATTATGATGATAACTTATGCTAGTCTTGGAATCTATTGGGGAAGTGAGCGTAGTATCTTGGCTAGTGATTCTTATGCACAATTTTCTAATTTTCACGCTAGCTTTAATAACATGCTTCATGGCAAACAAAGTCTATTCTATACTTGGAATTCTTCTTTAGGTTTAAACTACTATGCTTTAATTTCTTATTATTTGGGTGGTATTTTTACGCCCTTGGTCTTCTTTTTTGACAATACTAATATCCCTGATGCCCTCTACTTATTAACACTTCTAAAAATTGGAAGTGCCAGTTTAGCATTTTGGTACTACGCTCTCAAGCGTTTTAACATTCAACCGCTCTTACAAGTTGGTTTAGCGATTAGTTATAGCCTAATGTCTTTTATTACGGCACACTCAGAACTTATTATGTGGTTAGATGCATTTATTTATCTCCCTTTAATTATTTTAGGTATAGATCGACTATTAGCTAAGCAGTCCCCTGTGTTACTTTTTGTCAGTTATTTTTTACTTTTTGTTTCAAATTTTTATTTTGGCTTTATCATCGGGGTCTATTCTTTTCTCTATTATGCTATTCAGGTGATTAGCACTTGGCAGGAGACAAAAAAAACGATTAGTCATTACATGATAACGTCCTTACTAGCTGGTGGCGCATCAATGGTGATGATTTTACCCACCATTTTAGATTTGCGAAGTAATGGTGAAGAGTTAAACGAACTGACAAATTTAAAAACTGCTGCCACAGGCTTTTGGGACATTGTTATTAAAAATATGGTTGGAGTATATGATACAACCAAATATGATTCTATTCCTTTTATTTACATTGGTCTTCTGCCATTGTTATTTTGTCTCTTTTTCTTTTTAAGTACTAAAGTTGATAAAAAACAAAAACTCGCTTTCTTGATCTTATTTGGGGTCATTTCACTTAGCTTTTACTTTGAACCACTTAACTTATTTTGGCATGGTTTCCACTCACCAAACATGTTTTTATTCCGCTATAGTTTTACTTTCTCTTTCACTATTATTATGCTAGCAGGTAAAAGCTTAGTAATTTTTACCAAAGAAGAAACACCAAAACTCCTTTTAAGCGGCTTAATATTAAATTTAGCCTTTATTTTAGCTTATACAATTCATCCTTTTGATCACTATACTTACTTAACAAGTCAACATTTAGTAATGACCCTCTTATTTTTAGGTCTTTATCTTTTTAGCCTTATTTTTTTTCAGATTTTCCCAACAAAACCTGAACAAAAAAAATGGATTAGTATTCCCAAGTCATTAGCCATCATGTTGTTGCTCACTATAATAGCAGAAGCTACGGTGAATACTCACGGGACTTTAAATGGAATCAAAGATGATTGGCATTATGCTTCAAGGAGCCTTTATAGTGATACGCATCCTGATTATCAAAAAATAATTGAACAAACTTATACTACTAAGTCGAACGAATTTTATCGGATTGAAACGCTTGATCCTATTTCTGCTAACGACTCAATTAATTATGGCTATAGTGGCATCAGTCAATTTTCATCTATTCGTAACCGTCCAAGTTCAAGCTTATTGAATACCTTGGGATTTCGTTCCCGAGGAACTAATTTGAATATCCGTTATCAAAATAATACGCTATTGATGGATAGTTTGTTTGGTATCACCTATAACCATAGTCAGCAACCGATCACTAAATTTGGCTTTGAAAAAAGTAGTCAAAATAACTCCTACCAAATGTGGCATAACAGATATGCTTTGTCTCTGGGGATCTTGACTGATTCTAATCTATTTCAAACAGACTTGCCCAAAAATGACAATCTCACAGCTCAACAAAATCTTACCAACCAATTAAGCCAACGAGATGATCATTTTTATGAGTTTACTTTACCAACACTATCTGCAACTACCAATAGCCTTGTCACAACAGATAGTGGAAAAACAACTTTTAAAGCCAAATCAGTTGATAAACCTCAAGTAATTACATGGACTCTCACAGTTCCTGCCCATAAACAGGTTTACTTCAGCTTGTTTCCAACCGATTTATATCAGTTAAAGAATGCTAGCGTAGAACTAACAATAAATGGGAACACACGACAAACGCCCTTAAAAACTACCGGTCAGTATTTGGATTTAGGCTTTTATCCTAAACAAACACCCCTTACATTTTCAGTGAGTTTTAGCGGAGCAGATCAGATTACGGTGATCCAACCACCCGTTGTTTTATTGGACACTGACACCTACCAAAAAGCGTTTACCGCTCTCGCTAAAAAACAAGTCCCTTTTCAAGTAAAAGGACGTAGCGCTACAGCAGACATCCATGCTAAAGAGGATCAGTTACTATTTACCACAATTCCTTACGATAAAGGGTGGCATGCCTATCTTGATGGGCAAAAAATCCCTATTAAGGCTTATCAAAAAGCCTTAATTACTGTCAAGGTTCCTAAAGGGAGGCATGTCCTTACCTTCAAATTTTTACCAGCTGGTTTCAAACTGGGTCTAGCTTTATTATTCCTCTGCTCAAGTTTATTTTATTGGTATCAAAGAAAGTTTAAACAAAAAAGAAGGAGCTTATGA
- a CDS encoding KUP/HAK/KT family potassium transporter, with product MKKEQQHHQIDKFKIGGALVAMGVVYGDIGTSPLYVMKAIIEGNGGLAHISEDFIIGAVSLIVWTLTLLTTVKYVMIALKADNHGEGGIFSLYTLVRKASPYLIIPAMIGGAALLADGVLTPAVTITTAIEGLRGIPTFYDAFGNDQGVIMIITIAIICVLFMIQRFGTEKVGKAFGPVMLAWFTFLGAVGIYNFMGNPEVIRALNPYYAVRLLVSPENKAGLFILGSVFLATTGAEALYSDMGHVGRKNILGSWPYIKICLLCNYFGQAAWIIAIKDSPYYQKVELLNPFFRMMPENISVLGVVFATVAAVIASQALISGSYTLVSEAVKLKLLPRFKIIYPTNKKGQLYIPVVNTILLVTCIAIVLFFKTSAKMEAAYGLAITVTMLMTTVLLLFYLLERKIPKVISFGVFIFFAAIESIFFISSATKFFHGGFVAVFIALAILLVMIIWEKGSHIQESQNQRVSLYDYRQQLSDLSHDESIALYQTNVVFLTNNLKGHKIGREIMYSILDKKPKRAKVYWFVNVFVTDEPFTKEYHVDMMDTDHIVNIQLRLGFRVNQDVNLYLRRIVHDLMEEGKLPKQPQKYTIYPGREVGDFCFVLIKEELSRKSDLTNFERLIMQAKLSIKSITTSPARWFGLQFSDVITESVPLNIPGYNQHLKCDQLKQVQVDDFSSEEDEEEDDEYNLTRV from the coding sequence ATGAAAAAAGAGCAACAACACCACCAAATTGACAAATTTAAAATAGGTGGTGCCTTAGTCGCAATGGGAGTTGTGTACGGGGATATCGGAACAAGCCCATTGTATGTAATGAAGGCTATTATTGAGGGGAATGGTGGGTTAGCCCATATTTCTGAAGATTTCATTATCGGGGCTGTCTCGTTAATTGTTTGGACATTAACTCTTTTAACAACAGTTAAATATGTCATGATTGCTTTAAAAGCAGACAACCATGGTGAGGGAGGGATTTTTTCGCTCTATACCTTGGTGAGAAAAGCCAGTCCTTACTTAATTATTCCGGCAATGATCGGAGGAGCGGCTTTATTAGCAGATGGTGTATTAACACCAGCCGTAACCATTACTACTGCTATTGAAGGGTTACGGGGTATCCCAACTTTCTATGATGCTTTTGGGAATGATCAAGGTGTCATTATGATTATTACTATAGCAATTATCTGTGTTTTATTTATGATTCAACGTTTTGGAACGGAAAAAGTAGGGAAGGCATTTGGACCAGTTATGCTGGCCTGGTTTACTTTTTTAGGGGCAGTTGGTATTTATAATTTTATGGGAAACCCTGAAGTCATTCGTGCCTTAAACCCTTACTATGCAGTCCGTTTATTAGTGAGTCCTGAAAATAAAGCAGGATTGTTTATTTTAGGAAGTGTCTTTTTGGCCACAACAGGAGCAGAAGCTTTGTATTCTGATATGGGACATGTTGGGCGTAAAAATATTTTAGGTAGTTGGCCATATATTAAAATTTGTTTATTATGTAACTATTTTGGTCAAGCCGCTTGGATTATTGCGATTAAAGATAGTCCGTATTATCAAAAAGTAGAGTTATTAAATCCATTTTTCCGGATGATGCCAGAAAATATCTCTGTTTTAGGGGTTGTTTTCGCAACAGTTGCGGCGGTAATTGCCTCACAAGCTTTAATTTCAGGTTCTTATACCTTAGTATCAGAGGCAGTAAAATTAAAATTATTACCACGATTTAAAATTATTTATCCAACAAATAAAAAAGGTCAATTATATATACCAGTTGTTAATACCATTTTATTGGTGACATGTATTGCGATTGTATTGTTCTTTAAAACCTCAGCTAAGATGGAAGCAGCTTATGGTTTAGCTATTACTGTTACTATGTTAATGACAACTGTCTTATTACTATTTTATTTATTAGAAAGAAAAATACCAAAAGTGATTTCATTTGGCGTTTTTATTTTCTTCGCAGCTATTGAGTCAATTTTCTTTATCTCAAGTGCGACTAAATTTTTCCATGGTGGTTTTGTAGCGGTATTTATTGCCTTAGCGATTCTTTTAGTCATGATTATTTGGGAAAAAGGTTCTCATATTCAGGAAAGTCAAAATCAACGCGTGTCATTATATGATTATCGTCAACAACTGAGTGATTTAAGTCATGATGAAAGCATTGCCTTGTATCAAACCAACGTTGTCTTTTTAACAAATAATCTAAAAGGGCATAAAATTGGGCGTGAAATCATGTATTCTATTTTGGATAAAAAACCAAAACGTGCCAAAGTTTATTGGTTTGTTAATGTCTTTGTAACAGATGAACCCTTTACTAAAGAATATCATGTTGACATGATGGACACGGATCATATTGTCAATATTCAACTACGCTTAGGTTTCCGTGTTAATCAAGATGTTAACTTATATTTACGCCGGATTGTACATGATTTAATGGAAGAGGGGAAATTACCAAAACAACCTCAAAAATACACAATCTATCCTGGTCGAGAAGTAGGGGATTTCTGTTTTGTTTTAATCAAAGAAGAGCTGTCAAGAAAGTCAGATTTAACTAACTTTGAACGCTTGATTATGCAAGCTAAATTAAGTATTAAATCGATCACTACGTCACCAGCTCGGTGGTTTGGTTTACAGTTTAGTGATGTTATTACAGAGAGTGTTCCTTTGAATATTCCCGGCTACAATCAACATTTAAAATGTGATCAATTGAAACAAGTTCAGGTTGATGATTTTTCTTCTGAAGAAGATGAAGAAGAGGATGACGAGTATAATTTAACTCGTGTTTAA
- a CDS encoding serine hydrolase domain-containing protein, giving the protein MYPTTHALIKSYLAEGVFPGVNFAFYKNGQVEAYSYGCATLLPHPQKMTRETLFDIASLTKMIGTNSLILKLWEEGQLDLDAPVQNYLPDFQDGVVTSRDLLTHTSDINPFIENRDQLNERELKQALLNLKSGEQRGKKVAYTDTGTLLLGFLIDYFYQRPVQDVIATDVLEPLSMTNSAFNVSNMHSSIAATEYHQKRGLIRGTVHDPKAFVLGEQCGSAGLFSTLDDCLIYCQMLLNGGTAPNGTRFLKPQTVQQLYRDWTPQGDLGRSLGWDLKYRADSESPLLFHTGYTGTFLVIDPEQNECFVFLSNRVHPIDHREEYVQKRDHLLNVYLNEKHP; this is encoded by the coding sequence ATGTATCCAACCACGCACGCATTGATTAAATCTTATTTGGCAGAAGGGGTCTTTCCTGGTGTTAATTTTGCCTTCTATAAAAATGGACAGGTTGAAGCCTATTCCTATGGCTGTGCCACCTTACTACCCCACCCTCAAAAAATGACAAGAGAAACGTTATTTGATATCGCTTCTTTGACAAAAATGATTGGAACTAACTCTTTAATTTTAAAATTATGGGAAGAGGGGCAATTAGATTTAGATGCCCCTGTTCAAAATTATTTACCTGACTTTCAAGATGGGGTGGTCACTTCACGTGATCTCTTAACTCATACATCTGATATCAATCCTTTTATTGAAAATCGTGACCAACTAAATGAAAGAGAACTAAAACAGGCGCTTTTAAACCTCAAAAGTGGAGAGCAGCGTGGAAAAAAAGTTGCCTATACCGATACTGGTACACTCTTACTAGGTTTTTTAATTGATTATTTTTACCAACGTCCCGTACAAGACGTCATCGCAACAGACGTCTTAGAGCCTCTTAGCATGACCAATAGTGCCTTTAACGTATCCAATATGCACTCCTCTATTGCAGCCACTGAATACCATCAAAAACGAGGACTTATCCGGGGAACTGTCCACGATCCGAAAGCCTTTGTTCTAGGTGAACAGTGTGGCAGTGCTGGTCTTTTCTCAACTCTAGACGATTGTTTAATCTACTGCCAAATGCTTTTAAATGGTGGCACCGCCCCAAATGGCACACGTTTTTTAAAGCCCCAGACAGTCCAACAGCTTTATCGTGACTGGACCCCCCAAGGTGATTTAGGACGCTCTCTTGGTTGGGACTTAAAATACCGTGCAGACTCCGAGAGCCCACTCCTTTTTCATACCGGCTACACAGGAACTTTTTTAGTCATAGATCCGGAGCAAAATGAATGTTTTGTCTTTTTATCAAACAGAGTTCATCCAATTGATCATCGTGAGGAGTATGTACAAAAAAGGGATCACTTATTAAACGTTTATCTAAATGAGAAACATCCTTAA
- the proC gene encoding pyrroline-5-carboxylate reductase, whose protein sequence is MKIGFIGSGNMATGIIKGLLKNEKVLAKDILITASTSQRSLAKAKELGVIGVKSNAELLALVDIVVLAVKPHHIPTILKELDSLLAKKKPLIISIAAGLTLGQLQENIKSDLKAKLVRVMPNMNVTIGRSVSAICSSESVSAAEVETVADLFRAVGSAYIIEEKDFRNFTSLAGCSPAYTYLYIDAMSRAGVKNGLPKELATKVAAEAVLGSAELLLQSVETPWDLIDKVCSPGGTTVAGLVTLEDEGFMSTVIKGLDATIKRDQELSN, encoded by the coding sequence ATGAAAATTGGATTTATTGGTTCTGGAAATATGGCAACAGGGATTATTAAAGGGTTGTTAAAAAATGAAAAAGTACTAGCAAAAGATATTCTTATCACTGCCTCAACTAGCCAGCGTAGCCTAGCCAAAGCTAAGGAATTAGGTGTGATTGGTGTCAAATCAAATGCAGAATTACTTGCTTTAGTTGACATTGTAGTGTTAGCTGTCAAACCGCATCACATCCCGACTATCCTAAAAGAACTAGATAGTTTACTTGCTAAAAAAAAGCCACTTATTATTTCAATTGCCGCTGGCCTAACTCTAGGACAACTTCAAGAAAATATAAAAAGTGATCTTAAGGCAAAATTAGTGCGTGTCATGCCAAATATGAATGTGACGATTGGGCGAAGTGTTTCAGCAATCTGTTCAAGCGAATCTGTCTCTGCAGCTGAAGTAGAAACGGTTGCTGATTTATTTAGAGCGGTTGGCTCTGCTTATATTATCGAAGAAAAAGATTTTAGAAATTTCACTTCGCTAGCCGGCTGTTCCCCTGCCTATACTTATCTTTATATTGATGCCATGTCACGAGCTGGGGTAAAAAATGGTCTGCCAAAAGAATTGGCAACTAAAGTAGCAGCTGAGGCCGTCTTAGGTAGTGCCGAACTACTGTTACAATCAGTTGAAACACCATGGGATTTGATTGATAAGGTCTGCTCACCTGGTGGTACAACCGTGGCCGGTTTGGTGACTTTAGAAGATGAAGGGTTTATGTCTACTGTCATCAAAGGCTTAGATGCTACCATTAAACGCGATCAAGAATTAAGTAATTAA
- the manA gene encoding mannose-6-phosphate isomerase, class I → MEQPLFLAPVFQEKIWGGDKLNTVFGYDLPEGKIGECWAISAHKNGTCHVENGPYKGKKLDELWANNRELFGNAEGDVFPLLTKILDANDDLSVQVHPDDSYGLKHEGELGKTECWYVIDAEEGAEIIYGHHATSREELSQMIEEGRWDDLLRRIKVKKGDFFHVPSGTIHAIGAGIMILETQQSSDTTYRVYDYDRKGDDGQTRELHIKQSVDVTTVPHHDPKLAIKQTNLGNSSITEYVRTPFFNVYEWLISGVTTFKQQANYTLVSVLEGAGHLVLTDGKEEYSYDLAKGSHFILPNQIKSWRLEGDMQLIASEPGEQA, encoded by the coding sequence ATGGAACAACCTTTATTTTTAGCACCTGTCTTTCAAGAAAAGATCTGGGGTGGAGACAAACTAAATACCGTCTTTGGATATGACCTACCAGAGGGTAAAATTGGTGAATGCTGGGCAATCAGTGCCCATAAAAATGGCACATGTCATGTTGAAAATGGACCTTACAAAGGCAAAAAATTAGATGAATTATGGGCAAATAACCGCGAACTTTTCGGCAATGCCGAAGGGGATGTTTTCCCACTCTTAACAAAAATTTTAGATGCTAATGACGATTTATCTGTCCAAGTTCATCCTGATGATAGCTATGGTTTAAAACACGAAGGGGAACTTGGCAAAACAGAATGTTGGTATGTTATAGATGCTGAAGAGGGTGCTGAAATTATTTATGGTCATCATGCTACTTCACGTGAAGAGCTTTCTCAAATGATTGAAGAAGGTCGTTGGGATGATTTATTACGCCGTATCAAAGTTAAAAAAGGTGATTTTTTCCATGTACCTAGTGGAACAATTCATGCCATTGGTGCCGGTATTATGATTTTAGAAACACAACAAAGTAGTGATACCACCTACCGTGTTTATGATTATGATCGAAAAGGTGATGACGGACAAACTCGTGAGTTACATATCAAACAATCAGTTGATGTGACAACTGTCCCTCACCATGATCCAAAACTTGCCATCAAACAAACCAATCTTGGAAACTCAAGTATTACTGAATATGTGCGCACTCCCTTCTTTAATGTATATGAGTGGTTAATTTCAGGCGTAACTACTTTCAAACAACAAGCAAATTATACTCTTGTTAGCGTCTTAGAAGGTGCTGGACACCTTGTCTTAACAGATGGTAAAGAGGAATACTCTTACGACTTAGCTAAAGGCTCACACTTTATCTTACCCAATCAAATTAAGTCTTGGCGTTTAGAAGGTGACATGCAATTGATTGCTTCTGAACCTGGTGAACAAGCCTAG
- the mprF gene encoding bifunctional lysylphosphatidylglycerol flippase/synthetase MprF translates to MKETIKHLGGWLKKYSSLLKILFLFSVLLFVINQMTGILQGMTWHELKEILLAQRKRTLLLMTLVGLVGVLPMMMYDWVTVEILEEQGKPHLPRKYLLLSAWTTNTINNLAGFGGVIGATLRARFYGAGIETKKVVGTVSKVAIFMLSGLSLLCLISLVDIFLIRGTNPYRSYWIWLLGGSLFAPSLAIFIKLNHDRLFKEFPVKRVLKLYLGSLGQWTGALVTFLTVGQLLGVSVSSYEVYPLFVVATFIGMISMVPGGMGTFDVLMIMGLGEVGIAKELAVAWLLYYRIFYYIVPFLTGLYAFIHQTGAKVNEFFDDLPKLVAQKVAHFILVGMVYFAGIMMILLSMVPNLSNISWLVQKLLPFSFNFLDQTLNMLIGFLLLGLARGVANRVKKAYLPTVFVLIFCIMNTISRTFSWKLLIFYALLIGCLYLARHEFYRSQLVFSWESILCDGILYGSLFILYSVVGYYSIDRINHGPTPAKFLLFPSEDVWLQGFLGILLAAATLVLLYDYLSNTERPGIYFDEQRVRKMLANYPGTDYSQLIFLKDKRNNFYQVNEQDKVMFTFEIKGSKVFVLGDPVGDVSYFEEATLAFITKVDRSGYQVIFYGVTDTYALVLHDIGFDFIKLGETGSLLLSEVELEEIDLLLPVEESLCASERELSFSWLQPPYSLEILEKLEEVSNDWLNNHPEQYFSQSRFARTYLNQAPLGVAYDQEGEMLGFISTRYIANHQTLSYDMIRYVEQAPDYIGLYLVDSLINSCQTHNIERLDIGLAPLSNVGEAPSAFLKERLFNIVYKYSKPAHGFKAIRLFKENIATNWEPRYLSYQKETNSFFLLIQLYLLVVRGHRLSPMDMVFFDKETTKEHKHI, encoded by the coding sequence GTGAAAGAGACAATAAAACATCTTGGAGGCTGGCTTAAAAAATATAGTAGTTTATTAAAAATTCTATTTTTATTTTCAGTGCTCTTATTTGTGATTAATCAAATGACAGGTATTTTACAAGGAATGACCTGGCACGAGTTAAAAGAAATATTATTGGCACAGCGTAAACGGACCTTATTGCTTATGACCTTAGTTGGACTGGTTGGTGTTCTGCCTATGATGATGTACGATTGGGTGACCGTTGAAATTTTAGAAGAACAAGGAAAGCCCCATTTGCCAAGAAAGTATTTATTACTATCAGCTTGGACAACGAATACTATCAATAATTTAGCTGGTTTTGGGGGGGTTATTGGGGCAACCTTACGAGCTAGATTTTATGGCGCAGGTATCGAGACTAAAAAGGTAGTAGGGACTGTTTCGAAGGTTGCTATCTTTATGTTGTCTGGTTTATCCTTATTATGTTTGATTAGTTTAGTAGATATTTTTTTAATTCGTGGGACAAATCCCTACCGTAGTTATTGGATTTGGTTACTGGGAGGGAGTTTATTTGCACCAAGTTTGGCTATTTTTATTAAGTTAAATCATGACCGTTTGTTTAAAGAATTTCCAGTCAAGCGTGTCCTTAAACTATATCTTGGCTCGCTTGGACAGTGGACAGGGGCGTTAGTGACGTTCCTAACTGTAGGGCAGTTACTAGGCGTATCTGTCTCATCTTACGAGGTTTATCCATTGTTTGTTGTTGCCACCTTTATCGGAATGATTTCAATGGTACCAGGAGGGATGGGGACTTTTGATGTTTTGATGATTATGGGGCTTGGAGAGGTAGGAATTGCAAAAGAACTAGCGGTTGCATGGTTGCTATACTATCGTATTTTTTATTATATAGTCCCTTTTTTAACGGGTCTCTATGCTTTTATTCACCAAACTGGGGCAAAAGTTAATGAGTTTTTTGATGATCTTCCAAAATTAGTGGCACAAAAAGTAGCTCATTTTATTTTAGTTGGAATGGTCTATTTTGCAGGTATCATGATGATTTTGTTATCGATGGTTCCTAATTTATCCAATATAAGTTGGCTTGTTCAAAAATTATTGCCATTTTCTTTTAATTTTTTGGATCAAACCCTAAATATGTTAATTGGTTTTTTATTATTAGGTTTAGCCAGAGGCGTTGCTAATCGTGTTAAAAAAGCTTACTTACCGACGGTATTTGTCTTAATATTTTGTATTATGAATACCATTTCACGAACTTTTTCATGGAAGTTATTAATTTTTTATGCCTTATTAATAGGTTGTTTATATCTAGCACGCCATGAATTTTATCGAAGTCAATTGGTTTTTAGCTGGGAGTCGATCTTGTGTGATGGCATCTTGTACGGCAGCTTATTTATCTTGTATTCTGTTGTGGGGTATTATTCAATTGATCGGATCAATCATGGACCAACACCGGCAAAATTTTTATTATTTCCTTCAGAAGATGTTTGGCTTCAAGGTTTTTTAGGGATTTTACTCGCAGCAGCAACCTTAGTTTTATTATATGACTACTTAAGTAATACCGAGCGTCCGGGAATTTATTTTGATGAGCAACGGGTCAGAAAGATGTTGGCTAATTATCCTGGTACAGATTATAGTCAATTAATCTTTTTAAAAGATAAGCGTAATAATTTTTATCAAGTAAATGAGCAAGATAAAGTGATGTTTACTTTTGAAATAAAGGGAAGTAAAGTTTTTGTCTTGGGAGATCCAGTTGGCGATGTTAGTTATTTTGAAGAAGCGACCTTAGCTTTTATTACAAAAGTTGATCGCAGCGGTTATCAAGTAATTTTTTATGGTGTTACCGATACCTATGCGTTAGTGTTACATGATATTGGTTTTGATTTTATCAAATTAGGTGAGACGGGAAGTCTGTTACTAAGTGAGGTAGAGTTAGAAGAAATTGACTTACTACTACCGGTCGAGGAATCGCTCTGTGCATCAGAAAGAGAGTTAAGTTTTTCTTGGTTGCAGCCCCCATATTCTTTGGAGATTTTAGAAAAACTGGAGGAGGTTTCAAATGATTGGTTGAATAATCATCCAGAACAATATTTTTCTCAGAGTCGTTTTGCTAGAACTTACCTAAATCAAGCACCTTTAGGAGTGGCTTATGATCAAGAGGGTGAGATGCTAGGCTTTATTTCAACTCGTTACATAGCCAATCATCAAACCTTATCCTATGATATGATTCGTTATGTTGAGCAAGCACCAGATTATATTGGCTTATATTTGGTAGACAGTCTGATTAACTCTTGTCAAACTCATAATATTGAGCGTTTGGATATTGGTTTGGCTCCCTTGTCTAATGTGGGAGAAGCGCCAAGCGCCTTTTTGAAAGAACGTTTATTCAATATCGTGTATAAATATAGTAAGCCTGCTCATGGGTTTAAAGCAATTCGTTTATTCAAAGAAAATATCGCAACAAATTGGGAGCCTAGATATTTGTCGTATCAAAAAGAAACAAACAGCTTCTTTTTATTAATTCAGCTTTATTTATTAGTCGTTAGAGGGCACCGTTTATCTCCAATGGATATGGTCTTTTTTGACAAAGAGACAACTAAAGAACACAAGCATATCTAG